From one Shewanella sp. GD04112 genomic stretch:
- a CDS encoding efflux RND transporter permease subunit — MSIISTSVKRPVTVWMFMLAIMLFGMVGFSRLAVKLLPDLSYPTLTIRTMYDGAAPVEVEQLVSKPIEEAVGVVKGLRKISSISRSGMSDVVLEFEWGTTMDMASLDVREKLDTIALPLDVKKPLLLRFNPNLDPIMRLALSVPNASEAELKQMRTYAEEELKRRLEALSGVAAVRLSGGLEQEVHIQLNQEKLSQLNLNADDIKRRINEENINLSAGKVIQGDREYLVRTLNQFNSLEELGQVIVYRDAQTLVRLFEVATITDAFKERSDITRIGSQESIELAIYKEGDANTVAVAKKLRDELVKINQDPKQNKLEVIYDQSEFIESAVSEVTSSALMGSILSMLVIYLFLRNIIPTLIISISIPFSVIATFNMMYFADISLNIMSLGGIALAIGLLVDNAIVVLENIDRCRNEGMSKLDAAVTGTKEVAGAIFASTMTTLAVFVPLVFVDGIAGALFSDQALTVTFALLASLLVALTSIPMLASREGFTALPELIKKTPKEKPTTKLGKLKHYSATVFSFPIVLLFSYLPSALLTLALVIGRFFSWLLGLVMRPLSSGFNFVYHAIESVYHKLLAIALRKQVATLLLTIGITGACISLLPRLGMELIPPMNQGEFYVEILLPPGTAVGETDKVLQQLAMSIKDRPEVKHAYSQAGSGGLMTSDTARGGENWGRLQVVLSDHTAYHQVTQVLRDTARRIPELEAKIEQPELFSFKTPLEIELSGYDLHLLKRSADNLVKALSASDRFADVNTSLRDGQPELSIRFDHARLAALGMDAPTVANRIAQRVGGTVASQYTVRDRKIDILVRSELDERDQISDIDALIINPNSQQPIALSAVAEVSLQLGPSAINRISQQRVALVSANLAYGDLSDAVAEAQQILSAQVLPASVQARFGGQNEEMEHSFQSLKIALILAVFLVYLVMASQFESLLHPLLILFAVPMALAGSVLGLYITQTHLSVVVFIGLIMLAGIVVNNAIVLVDRINQLRTEGVDKLDAIKVAAKSRLRPIMMTTLTTTLGLLPMALGLGDGSEVRAPMAITVIFGLSLSTLLTLIVIPVLYALFDRKKFEHTATAQDNTAETTEARL; from the coding sequence ATGTCAATCATCAGCACCTCAGTTAAACGGCCAGTCACGGTATGGATGTTCATGCTGGCCATTATGTTATTCGGTATGGTGGGGTTTTCGCGCTTAGCGGTAAAACTCCTGCCCGATTTAAGCTACCCCACCTTGACCATTAGAACCATGTACGACGGTGCCGCGCCCGTTGAAGTGGAGCAATTGGTTTCAAAACCCATTGAAGAAGCCGTCGGTGTGGTGAAAGGCTTGCGTAAGATAAGCTCTATCTCCCGCTCAGGCATGTCTGATGTGGTACTCGAGTTCGAATGGGGTACCACTATGGATATGGCAAGTCTCGATGTGCGTGAAAAACTCGACACTATCGCCCTGCCACTGGATGTTAAAAAGCCATTATTGCTGCGCTTTAACCCCAACCTAGACCCAATCATGCGCCTCGCGCTGTCAGTCCCTAATGCATCAGAGGCTGAACTCAAGCAGATGCGTACCTACGCGGAGGAAGAACTTAAACGCCGTTTAGAAGCTCTTTCAGGTGTAGCTGCAGTGCGCTTATCCGGTGGTTTAGAGCAGGAAGTGCATATTCAGCTCAATCAGGAAAAATTATCCCAGCTCAATTTGAATGCCGATGATATTAAACGCCGCATCAACGAGGAAAACATCAACTTATCTGCGGGTAAAGTGATCCAAGGCGACCGCGAATATCTGGTTCGTACCCTTAACCAATTCAATTCATTGGAAGAACTGGGGCAAGTGATCGTCTATCGCGACGCACAGACCTTAGTACGTCTATTTGAAGTTGCGACCATTACCGATGCCTTTAAAGAGCGTAGCGACATCACCCGTATCGGCAGCCAAGAGTCGATTGAGCTGGCTATCTATAAGGAAGGCGATGCCAACACGGTCGCGGTGGCTAAAAAACTGCGCGATGAGCTAGTCAAAATCAACCAAGATCCTAAGCAAAACAAATTGGAAGTGATTTACGATCAGTCTGAGTTTATTGAGAGTGCCGTAAGTGAAGTCACCTCATCTGCGTTGATGGGCAGTATTTTGTCTATGTTGGTGATTTACCTGTTCCTGCGCAATATTATCCCGACGCTGATCATCTCTATCTCCATCCCCTTCTCGGTGATTGCCACCTTTAACATGATGTATTTTGCCGATATCAGTTTAAATATCATGTCATTAGGCGGTATTGCGCTCGCTATCGGTCTCTTAGTCGACAACGCCATTGTGGTGCTGGAGAACATCGACCGCTGCCGTAACGAAGGCATGAGCAAGTTAGATGCGGCAGTGACAGGGACTAAAGAAGTGGCGGGCGCGATTTTCGCCTCGACCATGACCACGCTTGCAGTGTTTGTCCCCTTGGTATTTGTCGATGGTATTGCGGGCGCCCTATTCTCTGATCAAGCCCTCACAGTGACCTTTGCTCTACTCGCATCACTCTTGGTGGCATTAACCTCAATTCCAATGCTGGCCTCCCGCGAAGGCTTTACAGCACTGCCCGAACTCATCAAGAAAACCCCGAAGGAGAAACCAACGACTAAGCTCGGTAAGTTAAAACACTATAGTGCGACGGTATTTTCCTTCCCGATTGTGTTGCTCTTTAGCTACTTACCGAGTGCATTGCTGACTTTAGCGTTAGTCATTGGTCGCTTCTTCTCTTGGCTGCTTGGGTTAGTGATGCGCCCGCTAAGCAGTGGTTTTAATTTTGTTTACCACGCTATCGAGTCGGTTTATCACAAACTGCTCGCGATAGCACTGCGAAAACAAGTCGCCACTTTGTTGCTAACCATAGGGATCACTGGCGCCTGTATTAGCTTGCTGCCCCGCCTTGGTATGGAGCTCATCCCACCGATGAACCAAGGGGAGTTTTATGTGGAGATCCTGTTGCCTCCTGGCACTGCCGTCGGTGAAACAGACAAAGTACTGCAACAACTCGCGATGTCGATTAAAGACAGACCCGAAGTCAAACATGCCTACAGCCAAGCGGGTAGCGGCGGCCTAATGACCTCTGATACCGCCAGAGGCGGTGAAAACTGGGGGCGTTTACAGGTCGTACTGAGCGATCACACGGCTTACCATCAGGTGACACAAGTGCTGCGTGACACCGCGCGCCGCATCCCTGAGCTGGAAGCTAAAATCGAGCAACCTGAACTCTTTAGCTTTAAAACCCCATTGGAGATTGAGCTTTCGGGTTACGATTTACACTTGCTTAAGCGCAGTGCCGATAATCTGGTTAAGGCACTTTCCGCCTCCGATCGCTTTGCCGATGTGAATACCAGCCTGCGTGATGGTCAGCCAGAACTCAGCATTCGCTTCGACCATGCTCGCTTAGCCGCCTTAGGCATGGATGCGCCCACAGTCGCCAATCGTATTGCCCAGCGCGTTGGCGGTACAGTTGCCAGCCAATACACAGTCCGCGACCGCAAAATTGATATTTTAGTGCGTAGCGAACTGGATGAGCGGGATCAAATCAGTGATATCGATGCGCTAATCATCAACCCGAACAGCCAGCAACCGATTGCCCTAAGCGCCGTGGCTGAAGTGTCATTGCAATTAGGCCCATCGGCGATTAACCGCATCAGCCAACAACGAGTGGCCTTAGTATCGGCCAACCTTGCCTATGGCGACTTAAGTGATGCGGTGGCCGAAGCGCAGCAAATTTTGTCTGCACAGGTCTTGCCCGCCTCGGTTCAAGCACGCTTTGGTGGACAAAATGAGGAAATGGAGCATTCATTCCAATCACTGAAGATTGCGCTGATCCTAGCGGTTTTCCTAGTGTACTTAGTGATGGCGAGTCAATTCGAATCACTGCTGCATCCGCTGCTAATTTTATTCGCCGTGCCGATGGCGCTGGCAGGTAGCGTGCTTGGGCTCTATATCACCCAAACCCATTTGAGTGTGGTGGTGTTTATCGGCCTTATCATGCTCGCGGGGATTGTGGTCAACAACGCCATCGTACTGGTGGATAGAATTAATCAGCTGCGCACCGAAGGCGTGGACAAGCTTGATGCCATTAAGGTCGCGGCCAAATCCCGTCTGCGCCCGATTATGATGACCACCTTAACCACCACCTTAGGTCTGCTGCCGATGGCGTTAGGTTTAGGCGATGGCTCAGAAGTCCGTGCACCGATGGCGATTACCGTGATCTTTGGTCTGAGTCTCTCGACCCTGTTGACCCTGATTGTTATTCCTGTGCTCTATGCCCTGTTTGACCGTAAAAAGTTTGAACATACCGCCACAGCGCAAGACAACACGGCAGAAACCACGGAGGCTCGTCTATGA
- a CDS encoding efflux RND transporter periplasmic adaptor subunit yields the protein MEKSKIAKFALPVLLVSMLAACGEEEVAKKEEQYAIPVETTTVLQGNVSSFYSTTATLEAPQEANVVSRIAGLIEAINVEEGDRVQKGQILAVIDAKRQQYDLDRSEAEVKIIEQELNRLKKMSNKEFISADSMAKLEYNLQAAIAKRDLAELQVKESHVVSPINGIIAKRYVKAGNMAKEFGDLFYIVNQDELHGIVHLPEQQLTSLRLGQEAQVFSNQQSKNAIHAKVLRISPVVDPQSGTFKVTLAVPNQNAHLKAGMFTRVELKYDTHENVITVPYSALINQDNKQALYVIDGTSADHRANRREVEIGYREGDAVEVVSGLKPGEQVVTRGQQNLKDQSLVEVITPLDLASAKN from the coding sequence ATGGAAAAGTCAAAAATTGCTAAGTTCGCCCTACCCGTGCTGTTAGTGTCAATGCTAGCGGCATGCGGCGAAGAGGAAGTGGCTAAAAAAGAAGAACAATATGCCATCCCCGTCGAAACCACTACCGTACTGCAGGGTAATGTGTCTTCGTTTTATAGCACTACGGCGACCCTCGAAGCTCCGCAGGAAGCCAATGTCGTTAGCCGCATTGCCGGCCTTATCGAAGCCATTAATGTCGAAGAAGGTGACCGGGTACAAAAAGGCCAAATCCTCGCGGTTATCGATGCTAAACGTCAGCAATACGATCTCGACCGCTCCGAAGCCGAAGTGAAAATCATCGAGCAAGAGTTAAACCGCTTAAAGAAAATGAGCAACAAAGAGTTTATCAGTGCCGACTCGATGGCCAAACTTGAGTACAACCTACAGGCCGCTATCGCCAAACGCGATCTTGCCGAATTACAAGTCAAAGAAAGCCATGTGGTCTCCCCTATCAATGGCATTATCGCTAAGCGTTATGTGAAGGCCGGTAACATGGCGAAGGAGTTTGGGGATCTGTTTTATATCGTCAATCAAGACGAGCTGCACGGGATTGTGCATTTACCCGAGCAGCAATTAACTAGCCTGCGTTTAGGCCAAGAAGCCCAAGTCTTTAGTAATCAGCAGAGCAAAAACGCTATCCACGCGAAAGTATTGCGGATAAGCCCAGTGGTCGACCCACAGAGCGGCACCTTTAAAGTGACTTTAGCCGTACCGAATCAGAATGCGCATTTAAAGGCCGGTATGTTCACTCGGGTCGAATTGAAGTATGACACCCATGAGAATGTAATCACCGTGCCCTACAGTGCCCTGATCAACCAAGACAACAAACAAGCCCTGTATGTGATTGATGGCACGAGCGCAGATCATCGCGCCAACCGCCGTGAAGTCGAAATTGGTTACCGTGAAGGCGACGCGGTGGAAGTGGTCTCCGGCCTCAAACCCGGCGAGCAAGTCGTGACCCGTGGCCAGCAAAATTTGAAAGACCAATCCTTAGTTGAAGTCATTACCCCACTCGATTTGGCCTCAGCGAAGAACTGA
- a CDS encoding citrate synthase gives MADLKAKLELPGNDSIELPVKQGSAGFDVIDISKLGSKGYFTFDPGFLATASCESAITYIDGDQGILLHRGYPIEQLAVDSDYLDLCYLLLYGELPTKEQYAEFVHTVKTHTMVHEQLAFFFRGFRRDAHPMAMLCGVTGALSAFYQDSLDVNDPRHREIAAYRLVSKMPTIAAMCYKYSSGQPFVYPRNDLSYAGNFLSMMFAVPCEEYKVNPIVERAMDRIFILHADHEQNASTSTVRLAGSSGANPFACIAAGIASLWGPAHGGANEACLQMLEEIGSVDRIPEFIARAKDKNDPFRLMGFGHRVYKNFDPRAKVMRETCHEVLKELKVQDPLLDVAMELERIALEDEYFISKKLYPNVDFYSGIIMKAIGIPTSMFTVLFALARTVGWIAHWKEMLDQPGHKISRPRQLYTGETARDFVSQDKR, from the coding sequence ATGGCTGATTTAAAAGCCAAATTAGAATTACCAGGGAACGACTCGATAGAATTGCCAGTAAAGCAAGGATCCGCTGGTTTTGACGTAATCGATATCAGTAAACTTGGCAGCAAGGGTTACTTCACTTTTGATCCAGGTTTTCTCGCGACAGCCTCCTGTGAATCTGCAATTACCTATATCGATGGCGATCAAGGTATATTGTTACACCGCGGCTATCCAATCGAGCAACTCGCCGTTGACTCAGATTACTTAGACCTGTGTTACCTGCTGCTTTACGGTGAACTGCCGACGAAAGAGCAATATGCTGAATTTGTACACACAGTAAAAACCCACACTATGGTTCATGAGCAACTCGCCTTCTTCTTTAGAGGTTTCCGTCGTGATGCTCATCCTATGGCGATGTTATGTGGTGTCACTGGTGCATTGTCTGCATTTTATCAAGACTCACTCGATGTCAACGATCCTCGCCACCGCGAAATCGCCGCTTATCGCCTAGTCTCCAAAATGCCAACGATTGCCGCTATGTGCTACAAGTACTCTTCTGGCCAGCCATTCGTTTACCCACGCAATGACTTAAGCTACGCAGGCAACTTCTTAAGCATGATGTTTGCTGTTCCTTGTGAAGAGTACAAGGTAAACCCAATCGTTGAACGTGCTATGGACCGTATCTTCATTCTACATGCGGATCACGAACAAAACGCGTCAACGTCAACCGTACGTTTAGCCGGTTCTTCAGGCGCGAATCCATTCGCGTGTATCGCTGCGGGTATTGCTTCTCTATGGGGCCCTGCGCACGGCGGCGCGAACGAAGCTTGTCTACAAATGTTAGAAGAAATCGGTTCAGTGGACCGTATTCCTGAATTCATCGCCCGTGCGAAAGACAAGAACGACCCATTCCGTCTGATGGGCTTCGGACACCGTGTTTACAAAAACTTTGACCCACGTGCCAAAGTCATGCGTGAAACCTGTCACGAAGTGTTAAAAGAGCTGAAAGTACAAGATCCATTATTAGATGTTGCGATGGAACTTGAGCGTATCGCACTGGAAGACGAATACTTCATTTCGAAGAAACTCTATCCAAACGTCGATTTCTACTCTGGCATCATCATGAAAGCCATTGGTATTCCAACCAGCATGTTCACTGTACTGTTTGCATTAGCACGTACCGTGGGTTGGATTGCTCACTGGAAAGAAATGTTGGATCAACCAGGTCACAAGATCAGCCGTCCACGTCAGCTCTATACTGGCGAGACTGCGCGTGACTTCGTTAGCCAAGATAAACGCTAA